One genomic region from Clostridium saccharobutylicum DSM 13864 encodes:
- a CDS encoding LytR/AlgR family response regulator transcription factor: MYSIILVEDEPLQRRVLKKLIISINESVKIYEADSESTALDIIKNNDINMFLIDIHLKESSGLDLAIKIRSILKYEFRQMIFLTTNVNYITEAFKRTHCYDYIIKPYDYKVVQDMISKIILNETNNLNNKNNNLKEDEIIITLKKGSYLKIKTKDIIFIEVKGNNCEVNTTNGIYIANRMSLKKIMKLINCDYIIQSHRGFVVNINYICKIERLDGKLSMIYFDEYDRTAFLGDKFKDIIISEFRREKLIIC, translated from the coding sequence TTGTATTCTATTATTTTAGTGGAGGATGAACCTTTACAAAGACGTGTTTTAAAAAAACTTATTATTTCAATAAATGAATCTGTAAAGATTTATGAGGCTGATAGTGAAAGCACAGCTTTAGATATAATTAAAAATAATGATATTAATATGTTTTTAATAGACATTCATTTAAAAGAATCTTCGGGATTAGATCTTGCAATTAAGATTAGAAGTATTCTTAAATATGAATTTAGACAAATGATTTTTTTAACAACTAATGTGAATTATATAACAGAAGCTTTTAAACGAACACATTGTTATGATTACATAATAAAGCCGTATGATTATAAAGTGGTACAAGATATGATAAGTAAGATTATATTAAATGAAACTAATAATTTAAATAATAAGAATAATAATTTGAAAGAAGATGAAATTATTATAACTTTAAAAAAAGGAAGTTATTTAAAAATAAAAACAAAAGATATTATTTTTATAGAGGTTAAAGGTAATAATTGTGAAGTAAATACTACTAATGGTATTTATATTGCTAATAGAATGAGCTTGAAGAAAATCATGAAATTAATTAATTGTGACTATATAATTCAAAGTCACAGAGGTTTTGTTGTAAATATAAATTATATATGTAAAATAGAAAGATTAGATGGAAAATTAAGCATGATATATTTCGATGAATATGATAGAACAGCTTTTTTGGGAGATAAATTTAAAGATATTATTATATCTGAGTTTAGAAGAGAAAAATTGATAATATGTTAA
- a CDS encoding ABC transporter permease, translating to MSKYTKIDIFLIIGFLVSAFAFSLTISNAYSKYNKVVEMNEFNKNYKTLNVNLINENKSEDNNIRKKDVKNMNLSEIISEIQGIGYKKIILSPLETQIEVGNHYYINQIWPCSAGIDIRSQNIIKGRYLTEEELNSNEKVAVIGFGLERLIEEKNGKNYIKVFDEYYKVIGILGNTEVFKYSSIIPIKSFYFIDKPMAKVDFWENCTDNTNIKENDSNINIIETDIQKIPIVKYLFRNVYELKNSLYQVIIGITNLLLFSYFSAKSMRQKVAIMKVLGGKNKDIFKEIFLKFIKVASIGIIGGLILSNFTINFMRQSFMSEYSVINIENIALTSILILLISIVVSIVVLFNVINFKIMKEIR from the coding sequence ATGAGTAAATATACAAAGATAGATATATTTTTAATAATTGGTTTTTTAGTTTCTGCCTTTGCATTTAGTTTAACTATAAGCAATGCATATTCAAAATACAATAAAGTTGTAGAAATGAATGAATTTAATAAAAATTATAAAACTTTAAATGTAAATTTAATAAATGAAAATAAAAGTGAAGATAATAATATTCGAAAAAAAGACGTAAAGAATATGAATTTATCAGAAATAATAAGTGAGATTCAAGGCATTGGATATAAAAAAATTATTTTATCGCCACTTGAAACTCAAATAGAGGTTGGCAATCATTATTACATTAATCAGATATGGCCATGTTCTGCTGGAATTGATATAAGGAGTCAGAATATAATTAAAGGAAGATACTTAACTGAAGAAGAGTTAAACAGTAATGAAAAAGTTGCAGTTATAGGTTTTGGGTTAGAAAGATTAATTGAAGAAAAGAATGGTAAAAATTATATAAAGGTATTTGATGAATATTATAAAGTAATTGGAATTCTAGGAAATACAGAGGTATTTAAATATAGTAGTATAATTCCAATAAAATCATTTTATTTTATAGATAAGCCAATGGCTAAAGTTGATTTCTGGGAAAATTGTACAGATAATACGAATATTAAAGAAAATGATAGTAATATTAATATTATAGAAACTGATATTCAAAAGATTCCAATTGTAAAATATTTGTTTAGAAATGTTTATGAACTTAAAAATAGTTTATATCAAGTAATTATTGGAATAACAAATTTACTTTTATTCTCATATTTTTCTGCTAAATCTATGCGACAAAAAGTTGCTATTATGAAAGTCCTCGGCGGTAAAAATAAAGATATATTTAAAGAAATATTTCTAAAGTTTATAAAAGTAGCTTCTATTGGTATTATTGGAGGACTAATATTATCAAATTTCACAATAAATTTTATGAGACAATCATTTATGTCTGAATATTCAGTGATTAACATTGAAAACATTGCGTTAACTTCAATTCTAATATTATTAATATCTATAGTTGTTTCTATAGTGGTTCTATTTAATGTGATTAACTTTAAAATAATGAAGGAAATAAGGTAG
- a CDS encoding FtsX-like permease family protein produces the protein MRNKFIFFDIRRNGIVSILIIIEIALWIFYTASLVSLINFDNSYRKRYNRAISIDNSEIMTFYKMINNDNSDEDHDTYINYIKETLKVIKNSNYTYGFIQRDMNERFPIETFGFTPKELFGNFTEMDELNSPDNPIGFNYGMIENYKKNIIGEIYEDDWTRSDNYIPVIVGNEIGEKVHIGDSYVSNNITYKIIGIFKKDTLAFDYTSSVDSSFLLNTSFVIPLSEEKFFDNFGHEPITIFFNGDKQIGSKNLNPAIESISKDIVISNFEDDLNKFLDELKTKKYYEIFRIIIITIIASTSIITTINYKINEDRSRIGILYSFGVSKLNIFKTFSAEFFISIILGIIGGSLFYLKNCKSVYVFFINENILFNLNISIGILLLLIILIMLVGFSQINKLTPKEMIGGFVE, from the coding sequence ATGAGAAATAAATTTATCTTTTTTGATATAAGAAGAAATGGTATTGTTAGTATATTAATTATCATAGAAATAGCTCTATGGATATTTTATACAGCTTCTTTAGTTTCATTAATCAACTTTGATAATTCATATAGAAAAAGATACAATAGAGCAATTTCTATTGATAATTCAGAAATCATGACATTTTATAAAATGATTAATAATGATAATTCAGATGAAGATCACGATACCTATATAAATTATATAAAAGAAACTCTAAAAGTGATAAAAAACAGTAACTATACATATGGATTTATTCAAAGAGATATGAATGAAAGATTTCCAATCGAAACTTTTGGTTTCACGCCTAAAGAATTATTTGGAAACTTTACAGAAATGGATGAACTTAATTCACCAGATAATCCAATTGGATTTAATTATGGAATGATAGAAAATTATAAGAAAAATATAATTGGAGAAATTTATGAAGATGATTGGACTCGAAGTGATAATTATATACCTGTAATTGTTGGAAACGAAATAGGCGAAAAAGTTCATATTGGTGATAGTTATGTATCGAATAATATAACATATAAAATCATAGGTATTTTTAAGAAGGATACATTAGCTTTTGATTATACAAGCAGTGTAGATAGTTCATTTTTGTTAAATACATCATTCGTTATCCCATTGAGCGAAGAAAAATTCTTTGATAATTTTGGGCATGAACCTATAACAATATTTTTTAATGGAGATAAGCAAATTGGTTCAAAGAATCTAAACCCTGCCATAGAAAGTATATCAAAAGATATAGTGATTTCAAATTTTGAGGACGATTTAAATAAATTTTTAGACGAATTAAAAACAAAAAAATATTATGAAATATTTAGAATAATTATAATTACTATTATTGCATCCACATCAATAATTACTACAATTAATTATAAAATAAATGAAGATAGGTCCAGAATTGGAATTTTATATTCTTTTGGAGTTAGTAAACTAAATATATTCAAAACTTTTTCTGCTGAATTTTTTATAAGCATAATTCTTGGAATTATAGGTGGAAGTTTATTTTATTTGAAGAACTGCAAAAGCGTTTATGTCTTTTTTATTAATGAGAATATATTATTTAATTTAAATATTTCGATAGGAATATTGTTATTATTAATTATATTAATAATGTTAGTAGGATTTAGTCAAATAAATAAATTGACTCCAAAAGAGATGATAGGAGGGTTTGTAGAATGA
- a CDS encoding ABC transporter ATP-binding protein, producing the protein MSILDVRNIYKIYGKDNSKVIALNGISLKVNSGEVVAIMGPSGCGKSTLLNILGCIDAPTQGESYIDGTQVNFKKLNNLSEIRNKKVSFIFQNFALIKDLSVLENIILPLKFRGISYKERVNKAKKYLKELEIENFKNKNIRELSGGQQQRVSIARALTQESEIILADEPTGALDEINSIKIMEVLKELNKKYNKTIIVVTHDNLVASFCDRILKMKDGCWDNN; encoded by the coding sequence ATGAGCATATTAGATGTGAGAAATATATATAAAATTTATGGAAAAGATAATAGTAAAGTTATAGCTCTTAATGGAATAAGTCTAAAAGTTAATTCGGGTGAAGTTGTAGCTATTATGGGACCATCAGGTTGCGGTAAAAGCACATTACTTAATATATTAGGATGCATAGATGCTCCAACGCAAGGAGAATCTTATATAGATGGAACTCAAGTAAACTTTAAAAAACTCAATAATTTATCAGAAATTAGAAACAAAAAGGTTTCATTTATATTTCAAAATTTTGCTTTGATAAAAGATCTTAGCGTATTAGAAAATATAATATTACCTCTTAAATTTAGGGGGATTTCATATAAAGAAAGAGTAAATAAAGCAAAAAAATATTTAAAAGAATTAGAGATTGAAAATTTTAAAAATAAAAATATAAGAGAACTGTCAGGTGGACAGCAACAAAGAGTTTCAATTGCAAGAGCTCTTACTCAAGAAAGTGAAATTATATTAGCAGATGAACCAACAGGTGCATTAGATGAAATAAATAGTATTAAAATTATGGAAGTATTAAAAGAATTGAATAAAAAGTATAATAAGACAATAATTGTTGTAACACATGATAATCTTGTAGCAAGTTTTTGTGATAGAATTCTAAAGATGAAAGATGGATGTTGGGATAATAATTGA
- a CDS encoding YiiX/YebB-like N1pC/P60 family cysteine hydrolase, which translates to MKKIFIRYTLFTLLTMISISSTAFAKENTSKEDTNAQMKQLIDKSKHDSDELIKNWDKLKVTKASKQSRRINTINSFDSEAAPNSVGSYGDILVTPATVFGTGPITGHAGMVDLNPDLTIESMTSAGVRRYTNDWKTRYSKALCATVKNSNPRQAVDYAISKIGSDYNYNFLNKWKTDKFYCSQLVWRAYIEQGIDLDKDGGNAVLPTDLVTDKIDINWRTNY; encoded by the coding sequence ATGAAAAAAATTTTTATTAGATATACTCTTTTTACACTTTTAACCATGATTAGTATATCATCAACTGCATTTGCCAAAGAAAATACTTCAAAAGAAGATACTAATGCTCAAATGAAGCAACTTATAGATAAAAGTAAGCATGATTCAGATGAATTAATCAAAAACTGGGATAAGCTTAAAGTTACAAAAGCCTCAAAACAATCAAGAAGAATAAATACCATTAATAGTTTTGACTCGGAAGCTGCACCAAATAGTGTTGGAAGTTATGGTGATATACTTGTAACTCCAGCAACTGTTTTTGGAACTGGACCTATTACTGGACATGCTGGAATGGTTGATTTGAATCCTGATCTTACAATAGAAAGTATGACTTCAGCAGGGGTTCGCAGATATACAAATGATTGGAAAACTAGATATAGTAAAGCTTTATGTGCTACAGTAAAGAACTCTAATCCTAGACAAGCTGTAGATTATGCAATTAGTAAAATAGGAAGTGATTATAATTATAATTTCTTAAATAAATGGAAAACAGATAAATTTTATTGTTCACAGCTTGTCTGGAGAGCATATATAGAACAAGGTATTGATTTAGATAAGGATGGCGGAAATGCTGTTTTACCAACTGATTTAGTTACCGATAAGATTGATATTAATTGGAGAACTAATTATTAG
- a CDS encoding cation-translocating P-type ATPase, whose protein sequence is MKNFFSKNIKDSLKEFDVTTNGLTNKKARELLESVGENVLNERKKKSTLSVFIDQFKDLLVIILIIAAVISMATGNIESTIVILAVITINSILGTVQYIKAEQSLASLKSLTSPNAKVIREGIKVEIPSKSVVPGDILILEAGDLVVADGRILENFSLKVNESSLTGESESVDKISYVIDKDEVALGDQKNMVFSSSLVTYGRATVLVTNTGMNTELGKIATLMEETQEKSTPLQASLDAFSKKLALAIIGICILVFGLSLYRGTNVLDSLMFAVALAVAAIPEALSSIVTIVLAIGTQSMAKENAIIKKLKAVEGLGCVSVICSDKTGTLTQNKMTVKKIFVDNKLVNANEIDLKNPIAHFLLTSSILCNDSTSIDGNEIGDPTEVALVNLGHDYSISEIDCRKNHSRLSEIPFDSDRKLMSTLHKIDGKSTMITKGALDVLLDRVTSIKTIHGLKRFTNEDKTHINNINKKLSSQGLRVLAFAYKELNENKNIDLEDENGFTFLGLISMIDPPREESKSAVTDCLKASIKPVMITGDHKITASAIAKEIGILQEDDLAVEGLELDKMSDNELFSKLEHISVYARVSPEHKIRIVKAWQNKGKIVAMTGDGVNDAPALKQADIGIAMGITGTEVSKDAASMILTDDNFATIVKSVTNGRNIYANIKNSIKFLLSGNMSGILAVLYSSLFALPVPFAAVHLLFINLLTDSLPAIAIGMEKSKKDVLRDKPRDANESILSQDFIKDVCIQGLLIGIFTMISYHIGLTKGSDGLAMTMAFSTLCLARLFHGFNCRGRKSIFSLGVFNNTFSWIAFIVGVILVNAVLLIPGLQGLFEITPLATSELLSVHLFAFLPTLIIQIFKVIRDIVESKKEKIEIENDNESKVQAA, encoded by the coding sequence ATGAAAAATTTCTTTTCTAAAAATATCAAAGATTCACTAAAAGAATTTGATGTAACTACTAATGGACTGACGAATAAAAAAGCACGTGAGTTACTAGAATCAGTTGGAGAGAACGTTTTAAATGAAAGAAAGAAAAAGAGTACACTTTCTGTATTTATTGATCAGTTTAAAGATTTGTTAGTAATTATCTTAATTATTGCTGCTGTTATTTCTATGGCAACTGGTAATATCGAAAGTACTATAGTAATTTTGGCTGTTATAACTATTAACTCTATTTTAGGTACTGTCCAATATATTAAAGCTGAACAATCTTTAGCTAGCTTAAAATCATTAACCTCGCCTAATGCAAAAGTTATCCGTGAAGGAATTAAAGTTGAAATTCCTTCAAAATCTGTTGTTCCTGGAGATATTTTAATATTAGAAGCTGGTGATTTAGTTGTAGCTGATGGTAGAATTTTAGAAAACTTCTCTCTTAAGGTTAATGAAAGTTCATTAACTGGTGAATCTGAAAGTGTTGATAAAATTTCTTATGTAATTGATAAAGACGAAGTTGCTTTAGGTGATCAGAAGAACATGGTTTTTTCTAGTTCACTAGTTACATACGGCAGAGCTACTGTCCTTGTAACTAATACTGGTATGAATACAGAGCTTGGCAAGATAGCTACCCTAATGGAAGAAACTCAGGAAAAAAGTACACCTCTTCAAGCTTCCTTAGATGCTTTTTCTAAGAAATTAGCTCTTGCAATCATTGGAATCTGTATTCTTGTATTTGGATTAAGCTTATATAGAGGGACAAACGTTCTTGATTCCTTAATGTTTGCTGTTGCTCTCGCTGTTGCTGCAATTCCAGAAGCTCTTAGTTCTATAGTTACAATTGTACTAGCTATTGGAACTCAATCTATGGCAAAAGAAAATGCAATTATAAAAAAACTTAAAGCTGTTGAAGGATTAGGCTGTGTATCTGTTATTTGTTCTGATAAAACTGGTACATTAACTCAAAACAAAATGACTGTCAAAAAAATTTTTGTTGATAATAAATTAGTTAATGCTAATGAAATTGATTTAAAAAATCCTATAGCACATTTTCTTTTAACCAGTTCTATACTTTGTAATGATTCAACTTCTATAGATGGAAATGAAATTGGGGATCCCACTGAAGTTGCTTTAGTGAACTTAGGTCATGATTATTCAATAAGTGAAATTGATTGTAGAAAAAATCATTCTAGATTAAGTGAAATTCCTTTTGATTCTGATAGAAAACTTATGAGTACTCTTCATAAAATAGACGGGAAATCTACAATGATAACCAAAGGTGCTCTTGATGTATTATTAGACAGAGTAACTTCGATAAAAACTATACATGGATTAAAAAGATTTACTAATGAAGATAAAACTCATATAAATAATATTAACAAAAAACTTTCCTCTCAAGGATTAAGAGTTTTGGCTTTTGCTTACAAAGAACTTAATGAAAATAAAAATATTGATTTAGAAGATGAAAATGGCTTTACTTTCCTAGGATTAATTTCAATGATTGATCCCCCAAGAGAAGAATCTAAATCAGCCGTTACAGATTGTTTAAAAGCGTCTATTAAACCAGTTATGATTACTGGTGATCATAAGATTACAGCTTCTGCTATTGCTAAAGAAATCGGAATATTACAAGAAGATGATTTAGCTGTTGAAGGATTAGAACTTGATAAAATGTCTGATAATGAACTTTTTTCTAAATTAGAACATATTTCGGTTTATGCCCGAGTATCCCCAGAACACAAAATAAGAATAGTCAAAGCATGGCAAAACAAGGGGAAAATCGTTGCTATGACTGGTGATGGTGTTAATGATGCTCCAGCTTTAAAACAAGCTGATATTGGAATTGCAATGGGAATAACAGGAACAGAAGTATCAAAAGATGCCGCATCAATGATTTTAACAGATGATAATTTTGCTACTATTGTTAAATCTGTTACTAACGGAAGAAATATATATGCTAATATAAAAAATTCAATAAAATTCTTACTTTCAGGTAATATGTCTGGAATACTGGCAGTACTTTATTCATCATTGTTTGCTTTACCAGTTCCATTTGCTGCAGTACATCTATTATTTATTAACCTTTTAACAGATAGTCTACCTGCAATTGCAATAGGAATGGAAAAATCTAAAAAAGATGTCTTGAGAGATAAGCCTAGAGATGCTAATGAATCCATATTGTCACAAGATTTCATAAAAGATGTTTGCATTCAAGGTTTACTTATAGGTATATTTACTATGATTTCATATCACATAGGACTTACTAAGGGTTCTGACGGACTAGCTATGACTATGGCATTTAGTACATTATGTTTAGCAAGACTGTTCCATGGATTTAATTGCCGTGGTAGAAAATCAATATTCTCACTTGGAGTATTCAATAATACATTCAGTTGGATTGCTTTTATAGTAGGTGTTATTCTTGTGAATGCAGTCTTACTTATACCTGGACTTCAAGGCTTATTTGAAATAACTCCACTTGCTACTAGCGAATTATTATCAGTTCATTTATTTGCTTTTCTTCCAACTTTAATAATACAAATATTTAAGGTTATTAGAGATATTGTAGAAAGTAAAAAAGAAAAAATTGAAATAGAAAATGATAATGAATCAAAAGTTCAAGCTGCTTAA
- a CDS encoding patatin-like phospholipase family protein has protein sequence MTGLVLEGGAFRGLFTAGVLDALLDIKAEIKYVIGVSAGATNAYSYISKQKGRNLEIMERFINHKRYVGYGNLIKSKAIMDLDFVFDEIPNKYCIFDYKTFSNYDGKMLVGALNIETGESEYFDKDELDDKNSILRATCAIPMLFPFAKIKNSYYADGGLLDAIPIKKSIEDGNDKNIIVLTRNEGYRKKQSKANKFTYKFYKNKYPKLANVLKNRYIQYNKQLDYCKELEENKKAIIIRPTIKMDIGRFERNKNKLKAIYQNGYDLVIRDKDKILYYLK, from the coding sequence ATGACTGGATTAGTATTAGAAGGAGGAGCATTTAGAGGATTATTTACAGCTGGTGTATTAGATGCATTGCTAGATATAAAAGCAGAAATAAAGTATGTAATAGGGGTATCGGCTGGGGCTACTAATGCTTATTCATATATATCTAAGCAAAAAGGAAGAAATTTAGAAATAATGGAGAGATTTATTAATCATAAAAGATATGTTGGATATGGTAATTTGATAAAATCAAAGGCAATTATGGATTTAGATTTTGTGTTTGATGAAATTCCTAATAAATATTGCATTTTTGATTATAAGACTTTTTCAAATTATGATGGAAAGATGCTTGTGGGAGCTCTTAATATTGAAACTGGAGAATCGGAATATTTTGATAAAGATGAATTGGATGATAAGAATTCTATTTTAAGAGCAACTTGTGCAATACCAATGTTATTTCCATTTGCTAAAATAAAGAATAGTTATTATGCAGATGGAGGTCTATTAGATGCAATTCCAATTAAAAAATCAATAGAAGATGGTAATGATAAAAACATAATTGTTTTAACAAGAAATGAAGGATATAGAAAGAAACAATCAAAAGCTAATAAATTCACATATAAGTTTTATAAAAATAAATATCCAAAGTTAGCTAATGTGCTTAAAAATAGATATATTCAATATAATAAGCAGCTTGATTATTGTAAGGAGTTAGAGGAAAATAAAAAGGCAATTATTATAAGACCAACTATAAAAATGGATATAGGAAGATTTGAAAGAAACAAAAATAAGTTAAAGGCAATATATCAAAATGGATATGATTTAGTTATAAGAGATAAAGATAAAATTCTTTATTACTTGAAGTAA
- a CDS encoding FadR/GntR family transcriptional regulator, whose translation MLTNIKTPKVYDQVIEEIKNKIKNGEIKKGDKLPSEREMAESLGVSRTSVREALRALEVIGLVESRQGAGNYIRTNFNNSLFEPLSIMFMLQESSPKEMYDLRETLELQCAKLSAKNIEDNELELLTAILDRMYVAESEEESLELDIKFHYLLAKTSRNVLLINVVEVISQLMDEFIKKSRMQILHEGNTRENLLDIHENLVRALKCRDELKVSSAMKEHFDLIRKAYGY comes from the coding sequence ATGTTGACGAATATTAAGACACCAAAAGTTTATGATCAAGTTATAGAGGAAATTAAAAATAAGATAAAAAACGGTGAGATAAAAAAAGGTGATAAATTACCATCAGAAAGAGAAATGGCAGAGTCACTTGGTGTTTCACGTACATCTGTTAGAGAAGCATTAAGAGCACTTGAAGTAATAGGCCTAGTTGAAAGTAGACAAGGAGCAGGAAATTATATAAGAACTAATTTTAACAATTCCTTATTTGAACCTCTTTCAATTATGTTTATGTTACAAGAGAGTTCACCTAAAGAGATGTATGATTTAAGAGAAACATTAGAATTACAATGCGCTAAACTATCAGCTAAAAATATAGAAGACAATGAGCTTGAGCTTTTAACTGCAATATTAGACAGAATGTATGTTGCAGAAAGTGAAGAAGAAAGTCTTGAATTGGATATTAAGTTTCACTATTTACTTGCAAAGACATCAAGGAATGTATTGCTAATAAATGTTGTTGAAGTCATATCACAACTTATGGACGAGTTCATTAAGAAATCTAGAATGCAAATTTTACATGAAGGAAATACTAGGGAGAATTTGTTAGATATACATGAAAATTTAGTCAGAGCTTTAAAATGTAGAGATGAATTGAAAGTTTCAAGTGCTATGAAAGAGCATTTTGATTTAATCAGAAAAGCCTACGGATATTAA